AAGTGCCGCAAGTCCTCCAGCGCCATGTCGAAGTCGACATCCGCCGCGTTCACCGTGCCCACCAGCACCTGGTTGCCCAGCACCACGTCCTTGAGCACCGGTGCCACGTTGAAGGGCTCCTCCTTCGACGGCACGCCCGTGAGGATGCAGACGCCGTTGGGGCCCAGCGCCTTCAGCGTCTCCAGCGCCGCCTTCGCCACGCCCGCGGCCTCGTAGATGACGTCCGCGGCGCCGACCCTGCGGACCAGCTCCTCTGGCCGCACCTCCTTCGAGGAGATGTAGGGCACCCCCATCGCTTCCGCTGCCTCGGCCTTCACGTTGGGCTTGGGACTGCGCGAATACACCGTGGTGGCATAACCCCGGCGCGCCAGCGCCATGGCGCCCAGCAGCCCCACCGGCCCCGCGCCCAGCACCACCGCGCGGCCGGGGCCCGCCCTCCAGGGCAACCGGTCCTGGAAGCGCTCCAACTGGCGGAGGGCCTTCTCCGCGATGGTGAGCGGCTCGGTGAGCACCGCCACCTCGCGCAGCTCCGCGGAGACCCGGTGCAGGTAGGCCACGTCCTCCACGAAGGACTCGGCGCCGAAGCCGTGAGCGCCCTTGATTCCCCGCTCGGTGTAATCGCCGGTGATGCAGAAGTCCGGATGGCCCCCGCGGCACGGCGGGCAGGTGGCATGCGGGCACGGCCGGCGCACACGGGGCACCACCCAGTCCCCCCGGCTCAGGCCCCGGACGGCCTCGCCCACCTCCACCACCTCGCCCAGACACTCGTGGCCCAGGATGAGGTGGTCCGAGCCCGGCGGCGGGGAGCCGTAGACGAACTCGATGATTTCCTTGTCCGTGCCGCACACCCCGATTTCCCGCGTCCGCACCTTCACCTCCGTGGGGGACTGGATGCGGGGCTCGGGGGCGTCGGTGATGACACGCACCTCGCGCTTCTGGGGGAAGACGGCCACGGCCTTCATACGGGCTCCTTGCGATGCACGTCCCGGCACGCGGCCAGACGTGGACCAGGACACGGTGATGCCTGCCAGGTACGGCTGCTCGCTCAGACACGGACCCGTGGCGGCACGGGCCCGCTGGTGAACAGCGCCCGCTCCCACGTTGCCCAGGGGTCAACGCTGTGCATGCACGAAACCGCTGCCCACCCGGCCCGCCCGGGTCTATGAGGAGAGGTGTGAGCGAGCCCCAGTCTTCCTACGCTGCTGACGAGCCGCGCCGCAGCCGCACCACGGCCCTTGCCGCGGCGGCGTGCGTGCTGCTCGCCCTGCCCTTCCTCGTGCTGGGCCCCTACCTGCTCAGCGCCCAGGCCCGCGTGGAGCTGCGGTGCCAGCCCGGCGGCGTGTGCCTGCTGTTCCATTCCAGCTGGCTCACCCGCGACGAAGTGGCCAGCTTCGCGATGAAGGATGTGCAGGGCGTCAAGGTGGACCGGACCCGCGCCGCCCGCCGCAACCGCGTGCCCATCTTCCGGCCCACGCTGGTGACGGCGTACGGCGAGTACCCCCTCTTCTTCCAGTGGACCACCGAGGAAGCGGAAGCCACGCGCGTGGAGGCACAGTTGGAGCAGGCCTTCGCGAACCCCGACGGAAAGACGGTGGAGTTCGTCCGGGATGACCGCAACGCCTCCCTGCGCGTGGGCGGCGCCTTCAGCGGCGTGGGCGTACTGCTGCTCGTCTTCGCGACGTGGCTGGGGTTGCGAACGCGGACGCACCTGCGCACCGAACGGGCGCGCCGCGCCGCCTGAGCACCCCCCGGGACGAAGGGCCTTCGCCTCAGCCCCCTGCGAGCAGCGGGACGCCGACGAAGCGGGCCAGCGCGAAGCCCGTCGTGACGCAGAAGGCCGCGCCGAAGCGCTCCAGGTCGAACCGGAACTTCCAGTCCCACAGCTTCACCTTCTGGAAGCCGGCCACGACGGCGCCCACGACGAAGGGGGCCAGCAATCCCACGGGCCACGCCAGCCACTCGTCGTCGATGAGGGGCTCGGCGGAGAGGGCCAGGCTGCCCGCCCCCAGCAGCACGCCCAGGCCCAGCAGGAGCATCAGCCCGGCGGCGCCGAAGCGGCTCTTGTCCGAGTAGGTCGCCAGAACGCCCCGCATCAGCTTGATAATCCCGTCGTCCTCCAGCATGCCCCCATGTCTAAGACAGCCGGGCAGGCGATGAAAACACGCGTCTGAAGCGTCACCAGGTTCTACCGGGTGGGACGAAGGCCGTGGGCCACGAGCCCCTCTCCGCGCGCAAAGCAGGCGAGCAGGCCATGAAGCCCTCAACGGGCCTTTTGCCTGCTCCCCCTTCCCACTTGCACCTACGTGCCTAGCTTGTGGCCGATGCTGCGCGCTCTCCTTGGCCGTTGGAGAAGTTCCCTGCGCCTGCTCCAGCCGGCGCATGTCGGTGTGGAGCGCGCGAAAATCAGCGTCGCCCGGTTGGACCACGAGTACGCCAACAAGGTGGTCGCCTTGCAGAACGTGGACCTCAACGTCCGCTCGGGCGAATTCGTCTGCCTGCTGGGCCCGTCCGGCTGCGGCAAGTCCACGCTGCTCTACGCGCTGGCGGGGCACGTGGCGCCCACGGGGGGCTCGGTCTCCATCGACCGGCAGCCCATCCACGGGCCCGGGCCGGACCGGCTGCTGATGTTCCAGGAAGCCGCCCTGTTCCCGTGGCTCACCGTGCGCGGCAACATCACCTTCGCGCTGGCTGCCCGGGGCGTGCCCCGCGGCGAGCGCCGCGAGCGGGCGGACACCTATATCCGGCGCGTGCAACTGGGCGGCTTCGAGGACGCGCTGCCCCACCAGCTCTCCGGGGGCATGAAGATGCGGGCCTCGCTCGCCCGCGCGCTGGCGGTGGACCCGGCCGTGCTGCTGATGGACGAGCCCTTCGGCTCGCTGGACGCGCAGACGCGCATCCACATGCAGGAGCTGCTGCAGTCCATCTGGGTGCGCACGGGCAAGACGGTGGTGTTCGTCACCCACGACGTCCATGAAGCGCTGATGCTGGGCACCCGCGTGGTGCTGATGGCCCCCAGGCCGGGACGCGTGGTGCGGGATTTGGAAGTCCACCTGCCCATGCCGCGCCAGCCGGAGGACGCGGCGCTCAATGAAATGGTGCGGCACGTCGGCGGCCTGCTGCGTGAGGTGGAGGGCCGCGCCCACACACGCTCGCTCCAGCCAGCGCCCACCCGGGCCCCCGCCCAGCCCGTGCTCCGTCCACAGGTGATTCCCGGCCCGTAGAGGTGCGTCATGAAACACCATGCCCAGAAGCTGCTGGTGATTGCGTTGCTGATTGGCCTCTGGGAGCTGGTGGCCCGGATGGGCGTCTGGTCTCCCCACCTGCTGCCCCGGCCCCTGACGGTGGCCCAGAGCCTGGTGGCCATGGTCACCGACGGGCGACTGGTGGGCGCGGCGGGGCGCTCCCTGGGGCGGCTGCTGCGCGCCTACCTGATGTCGGTGGCCCTGGGCGTCCCCCTGGGTCTGCTGATTTCCCGCATCCCCTTCTTCCGCAACGCCGTGAAGCCGGTGGTGATGGGGCTCCAGGCGCTGCCGTCCATCTGCTGGCTGCCGCTGGCGCTGCTGTGGTTCGGGCTGACGGATGGCGCCATCCTCTTCGTCGTCGTCATGGGCAGCGTGCTGGGCATCGCCATCGCCACCGAGGACAGCGTCAACGGCGTGGACCCGCAGCTCACCCGCGTGGCCAGCACCCTGGGCGTGCGAGGCCTGCGCTTCCAGTTCGGCGTGCTGCTGCCCGCGGCCCTGCCCGGCATCGTCACCGGCCTGAAGCTGGGATGGAGCTTCGCCTGGCGCGCGCTGCTGGCCGGTGAGCTGCTCTTCGTCTCCGGCGGCCTGGGGCAGTTGCTCACGGTGGGCCGCGAGCTGATGGACGTGCCCCAGGTCATGGCCGTCATGGTGGCCATCGTCATCATCGGCACCGCGGTGGACCGTGTCCTCTTCCAGACGGTGGAGGTGCGGCTGCGGCGGCGGTGGGGGCTGACGGCGACGACGTGAGGCCCACAGCCGTGTGGCGCCTGACGCTTGGATTCGGCGGGCGTTGAAATCCCGCCGCCGCGTCACACCTTCAGCGGCCATGCGTGTCTTCCACTTCCTGTTGCCCGTGGTGGTCGCTGGACTGGCGGTGCTCGGCGCGGGCTGCAAGCGCGAGTCCGCCGCGCGCGGCCCGGACGCGCCGCTGCGCCTGGGCTTCTTCCCCAACATCACCCACGCCCAGGCCCTGGTGGGCAACGCGGAGGGCACGTTCGCCTCGCAGCCGGGGGTGGGCCGCCTGGAGGTGATGCAGTTCAACGCGGGGCCCGCCGCCATGGAGGCGCTGGTGGCCGGTTCACTGGACGTGTCCTACGTGGGCAGCGGTCCGGCCATCAACACGTTCCTCAAGGCGGGGCGCGAGCTGCGCGTCATCGCCGGCGCGGTGAACAACGGCGCGGTGCTGGTGGTGCGCACGGTGAAGACGCCCGCGGAGCTCAAGGGCAAGAAGCTGGCGTCGCCGCAGCTGGGCAACACGCAGGACATCGCCCTGCGCTACTGGCTCGAGCAGCAAGGGCTGACGACGCGCCTGGACGGCACCGGGGACGTGCAGATCTTCCCGCTGAGCAACCCGGACATCCTGGGCCAGTTCCTGCGCGGCGGCATTGAGGGCGCCTGGGTGCCGGAGCCCTGGGGCGCGCGCCTGGTGGCCGAGGGCAAGGGCCGCATCCTGGTGAATGAGAAGGACTTGTGGCCCGGAGGGCGCTTTCCCACCACGGTGCTGGTGACGACACGACAGGTGCTGGAGACGCAGCGCCCGCGCGTGGTCGCCCTGCTGCGCGCGCACGTGCGACTCACCGAGCGCTGGCAGGAGGACCCGGCCGGCTTCACCACCGCGGCCAACGCCGCCTTCGGCCAGCTCACGAGCAAGCCGTTGCCCGCCGGCATCCTCCAGCAGGCCTTCTCCCGGCTGGAGCCCAGCCTGGACCCGGTGCCACAGGCGCTCGCCACCGCGGCCGAGCACGCGAAGACGCTGGGCTTCATCACCGACGCCAACATCGACGGGCTGGTGGACCTGAGCCTCCTGGACGAGGCACGAGCGGGCGCCGCGAAGTGATGACGACGGAACACAGCCGGGGTGACGCGGGCCCGAGGCCGGGGGAGGATGCGCGCCCATGAAGATGGAGCGTGTGGAGGAGACGCTGGAGCGCATCCAGTTGGAGGCCGAGCGCGCCCCCGGCGGGGTGCTGGCCTTCGACGGCGATGGCACGCTGTGGAGCGGAGACGTCGGAGACGACCTGTTCCTGGCCCTGCTGGAGCACGGCGACATCCGCCCGGAAGCGCACGCCGCCCTGGAGCGGCTGGCCACCGCACATGGCTTCGAGAAGGGCCTGCCCGCGCGCGAGCTGGCGCACCAGCTCTTCGCCGCCTTCGAGGCGGGGCGGATTCCGGAGAAGGACATCTACGAGATGGTGGCGTGGCTCTTCGCCGGTTGGCGCGTGGACGCGGTGCGCGCCTTCGCGAAAGACGTGGTGGCCCGCCACGCGGTCAAGCAGCGCATCCACCCGGAGAGCCGCCGCGTCGTCGAGTGGGCCCGCGGACAGGGCATCCCCTGCTACGTGGTCAGCGCCTCGCCGCTCGCCGTCGTGGAGGCCGCCGTTCATGAAGTGGGGCTGGACCCCTTGAAGGTGCTGGCCTGCACGCCGCGCACGGAGGATGGGACGGTGCTGGCCGGCATCGTCGAGCCCATTCCCTACGCGGCCGGGAAGGTGCATTGCCTGCGCTCGCGCACGTCCCAGCCGCTCTACGCGGCCTTCGGGGACAACGTGTTCGACCTGGAGTTGCTGGCGGCCTCGCGCGTGCCGGTCGCCATCCGGCCCAAGCCACGGCTCCGGGCGAGGGCAGCGGAACTGCCCTCGCTCGTCCAACTCCACCCGGAGGACTGAAGCGCGTCAGTCCTTCGGCTGCACCTCACCGGCGAGCGCCAGCGCCACGTTCTCCGTGGTGTTCTCCACCTGGTAGACGGCCACCACGTGCTGGCCCTTCTCCGGCTGCTTGCGGATGCGCAGCGCGCTCAGGTCCAGGGGCACCACGGCGCCGGGCTCCGTCTCCAGGTAGAGCATCTGCCCGTTGAGCTTCAGCACCTTGCCAGACAGGCGCTTCATCTCGTCCTGGTCGGGCGTCACCTCGCGGATGGGCATGCCCACGCCGTTGGCCTGGGGGCCCACTTCCAGGAGGCGCTGGCTGCCGCTGTTGGAGCGGTCAATGGACATGGTCGCGCCGAAGTTGGTGAAGCTCCGGTCCAGGCCCTCCTGTCTGGGCACATTGCCAGCGCCGGAGCCGTCATTCGGGATGTTGACGGGTTCACGGGCCAGGACAGCCACCGGCACCATCAGCGCCGCCATGGCGGCGGCCCACCAGTTCCCAGCGTGCATTCGTTTCATGGGTCCTCCTCCTGGAGGGGCCGTGAGCCCCCCGTTGCCGACAAGCTAGGCCCTGACCCGAGGCCCCACCCCTGTGGACGGAACGTTCCGTCGCACCAAGGGCCGTGTGCCATGCGGCGCGCCGGGCCCACGAGCGGACCTGCTGGCCAGGTCCGAAACCGACGCGCGGGTTCCAGGCAGGCGGGCGGGCCGTGCCCTCAACCGCGGGCCCGCCCCTCCCACCTGCCTCCGTTCCCCCAACGGGCCGTGGACGTCGCGTCCCCAGAGGAGGCTTGCGTGCGGCCCCCCAGTGCACCCAGCAACACCAGACAGGTGATGCGCAGCACGTTTTTCGTATCAAGCATTGTGTGTCTTTGAAGCCTGAAGTGACGTTGACGGCGCGGCTTCCCCCGGGCCCATACGAGCGCCTGGTTTCAACCCAGCCAATTCACCATCATTGCGTCAGGCTTTATCCCCGAGTAACATTCAATGACACATCGGCATCCCTTGAGTGAGGACCGTCCAATATTCAGCCGGTCCTTACCGGGTGCATCCTCTCTCCTCGATCGATTCGGGCTAGGGTGCGCCGTCCTGCCCGGACCCCTTTCCCCCCCGCCTTCGTGGCGGCACCACGCAGAGGCCGCACGTGAACGGTCGCAACGCTGAGCACCGCATCGCCCTCTTCATCGACTTCGAGAACCTCGTCACCAACACGGGCATCAGCTCCGCGAGCTTCGACTTGCAGCCCTCGCTCGACCGCCTGCTGGAGAAGGGCAAGGTCGTCTTCCGCCGCGCCTACTGCGACTGGTCCCGCTTCGCCGAGGCCAAAATCCGGCTGCACGAGTTCGGCGTGGAGCTCATCGACGTGCCGCCCTCCACGCGCGCCGGCAAGAATGGCGCGGACATGCGCCTGGTCATCGACGCGCTGGAGCTGTGCTACGCGCGCGAGAGCATCGACACCTTCGTCATCGGCTCCGGGGACAGCGACTTCTGCCCGCTGGCCTACAAGCTGCGTGAGAACGGGCGCACCGTCATCGGGCTCGCGGTGAAGGAGTCCACGTCGCCGCTCTTCGTGAAGGCCTGCGATGAATTCATCTACCTGCGCCCGCGCCAGTCACGCTCCGACAAGGGCGACAAGGAGAAGGGCCGGCAGAGCGTGTCCGCCGAGGAGGCGGGACACGGCAAACGCGGCGGCCGCCAGGGGCGCGACGAGAAGGGCCGGGGAGACAAGGAGAAGACGCCGCAGGGTGGCGGCAAGTCCCAGCCGAAGACGGAGGTGCCGGACATCGCCCGCGAGGTGGTGCAGAGCATGCTGGCGCGCGCCACCGGGCCGGTGAACCCGTCCCTCATCAAGGAAGCCATCGTCCGCAAGGAGCCCGACTTCGACGAGCGCGAGCACGGCTTCTCCACCTTCGCTCGGCTGCTGGCCGCGCTGGAGCAGCAAGGCCTGCTGCGCCGCATCCAGCAGGGCCGCCAGTGGTACGTGGTGGCGGCGGACTTCGACGTCGGCGGGGGCGACAGCAAGGGCAAGAAGCGCGGCCCCGCGCACACCGTCGAGGAAGACGACGAGCTGGAGTCCTACCCGGACCCGGACGAAGACGAGGGCTGAGCCCCCGTCCCCGCGACTACGCCCCCGCCGGGGGCGTGGTGGCCTCGAAGAGGTGCTCGAGGAACTCGGGCAGCAGGCTGGCGGAGATGACCCACAGCTTGCCTTCGCCCAGGTCCGCGAGCGACGCGCGCTCCACGTACTCCACGCAGGCCGCTTCCACGTAGTGGATGAACACCTTGCGCTCGCGCGCGCGGTACCAGTCCGCCGCGTGGGCCAGCAGCGCCACCATGGCGTCCTGGGCCTCCTTCGTCGCGTCGTCCACCAGCGGCACCAGCCGCACGCCGTCCAGCACGTTGAAGAGGTTGAGGCCCGGCTGCGCCGTCTCAAGCACCGCCAGGACGACGGGCTTGCCCTCATGCCGCGCCACCACCAGCTCGCGCTCGCGGCCCATGCCCGCCTCGCCCCAGCGCTCCTTGGCGCGCTTGAGGTCGAAGCGCTCCGGCACCAGGTCCAGCGCCTCGCGGTAGGCCAGCGGACGCGTGCGCTCCACCTGCTGGAAGAAGGCCGCGCGCTCCGCTTCGGTGGGCGTGCCCACCTCGATGCCCGCGGGGATTTCCCAGGCCCCGTCCACCTCCGCCTCCATCAGCTGGAAGGGCACGAGGCACGTCTGGCCCGTGTGCTCGTACCAGGTGGCGAAGTCGAACTTGGTGAAGCGCACCCAGCGCACGCGCGCCTCGCAGAAGGCGAAGAACCACTTCACCTCCGGGTCCACCTGCGTGGGCTCGTAGCCGCGCAGGTAGATGTCGCGCAGCGCCTCGCGCGCCGACGTGCGGCTGCCCTTCACCGGCTGACGCGCCAGCTGGTGCGCCATCCAGCTGCCTTCGTACGGCTTCACCACCGACAGCGTGGCGCCCACGGACTGCCCCTCCGGGTGCACCACCCGGTAGCCCAGCCGCGTCCGGCCCTCCAGCCGCGCCAGCGTGGCGTCGAAGCTGGGGTGCGCGTCCTCGAAGTCCTCCGGCGACTTGCCCGGCAGCCGGAAGTAACCCGAGCCGTCGAAGAGCTTCCAGGTGGCATCCCCCCAGTCACCCTCCACCTGGGTGGCCGGGTGCATCTGCGCCTCCACCAGCGCGCGCCAGGCCTGCGCGCCCGCCGCATCCAGGGGACGCACGGACATGCCGCAGCGGCGGCCCGCCGCGGTGCTGGAGATGTTGCGCACCTCGGCGCGCAGCCGCACCGGCGCCATTCCTTCCGTCACGACCTCCAGCACTGGCTGGCGCAGGCCCGGGTACAGCAGGTCCTCGCCGGGCTCCGTCAGGAAGGCGATGCCCTCATAGGACAGGTCCAACACCTGACGCCGCACGTGCACCTGCGGCCACAGCGGATGGTCGAAGGACAGCGTGCAGGCACGGCTCGGCGGCGCGCGCCGCAGCCAGCGGTGGCGGTAACGAACGAGCTCCCGGGGCAGCGGCATCAGCACCAGGCCGGACTCCTCGCGCGCCTCGCTGACCTCCAGGTGCACCACGCTGCTGTAGCCAAAGGCCTCCAGGGTGAAGGGCTGCGCGGGCAGTCCGCCCTCGAAGCGCCAGCCCATGCGGCCTTCGCGCGGGTCGAAGTACGCGGCCGTCACCGGCACCTTGCGCCCGTCCGCGGTCCGCGCCATGCCGCGTGCCTGCCTGCCCACCAGCGCGTCGCAGATGCGCCGCACGCGGTCGGGGTGCTCGATGCGCTCCTTCCACACCGGCCGCGTCTCCGGCGGGAGCAGCAGGCCGTTGTCACGCAGGGCCTCCAGCACGGAGACGATGCGGCGGCCCGCGTCCAGGGGCGGCGCCAGGAAGCGCATGCTCACCTCCGGCGCGCCGCGCACGTCCATGACCTCCACGTCCAGCGCGGTGGCCCATCGCTCGCCATGGCCCAGCACCACGGAGGCGGTGTCGCCCGGCTTCGGCGCCGCCTGCGTACCGAGGTTCAGCGTCAGGTGCTCCAACGACAGCTGCACCAGCCGACACGGCGCCTGGAGGTTTCCGAATGACGCCACCGCCGTCAGTTCCGTCCCCATCCGGTAACCGAGCATCGACGCCCGGCCGCTCAACCCTTCCAGCGTGTCCGCCTGCATGACAGCTCCGTTGTCTGAAGGACGCCGATTGTACGGCTTCACAGGTGCGAGACTTGAGAATTCTCACTGGAAGCGTGAGCACGAACGAGCCGCGCGTAACCTGTTCTCCAGGACAGGACTGGATGTCTGATTTTTCAAGTGTCACACGGATGGTCATTTCCCTCTCAGACGGGATGTGCGCCCGCATCCCATCGGGTCCGTGTGCACCCAGGTTTTTCGGGGGTGAGTTGGTGTGGCATGGCCACCGGGGGGGTGAGCGCTCGTACGCCTGCTCGCTGAGGTGGCACTGGCTCCGTCAGCGGGTTAGGGGAAGGAGCATGCCGCGCAACACCCTCTGCCTTCGTTGCGGCATGTGCTGTGACGGAACGCTTTTCACGCACGTGTCGCTCCAGCCGGAGGAAGCCCTGGCGCTCCAGCGGCGGGGATTTCCCGTGGGCGCACGCACGGATGGAAGTCTCGCCTTGCTGCAACACTGCTCGGCCCTGGATGAGCGCACGTGCACCATCTACGAGGACCGCCCCGCGAGCTGCAGGCGTTATCACTGTCAGCTGTTCTCCGCGCTGGTTGAGAAGGAAGTCTCGCTGGACGAAGCGCTCGCGGTGGTGGACGAGGCCCATGCGCGAGTGGCCACCGTGGCGCGCACGCTGGCGCCTGCTTCGGAAGGGGCGCCGCGCTCGGTGCTGCAACGCGCCCGGCGCGCGAACCTGCGCGAGCACGGCGGCCCGCTGTCCGCGACGGACCTGGCCACCTACGAGCATGCGGAGGCCTATCTGGATACACACTTCCGGGGGCGCTTCGGACGTTGGGATTGAGCGCGGCGACGCGGTGAATCCCAGCCGCCTCGCACCCCCGTGTGGCTACGATGCGGGCGCGATAATCCGGGCCGTGCTTCCACGGCGCCGCGTGACACCGAGGACTTCGATGAAGACGAACGCGTCCGTGCTGGCGGTGATGACGTGCTCCCTGCTGACGGCGCCGCTGGCCATCGCGGATGACACGGCCCCTGTGAAGTCCGCCTCGGTGGATTTGAACGGTGATGGCACGCCGGAGGCCGTGTCCATCCAGTTCGACGAACCGAAGAACGAGTTCATCCTCAAGGCGGGCAGCGCCACCATCCGGGGCCCCGGTGATGACAATGAGCCCGCGGGCGTGTTCATCGTGGACCTGGACAGCCGGGACAAGCGCAAGGAGCTCGTGGTGCGCACCGGGCAGACGGACTACGACCAGCGCTCGTACATCTACGGCTTCGACGGCAAGGCGCTGAAGCTGCTGGGCACCGTGCCCGCGCTCACCGAGGCCAAGGGCAACGGCATCATCCTGTCCGACTCATGGCAGGGCTTCTGGAACCGGCGCGACAAGTACGTCGTGGACGCGAAGACGGGCAAGGTGTCCGAGGTGCCGCAGGACCTGTACGCCGTTGGCGTCGAGGCCACGGTGAAGCAGTCGTTCCCGCTGGCGCGCAGCCGCACGGACAAGAGCGTCGTCGCGACGCTGGCCCAGGGCTCGAAGATTCAGGTCCTCGCCGCCGCGCCCTCGGGCCGCAAGGGTGAGGGCTACCTCTACCTGGTGAAGTCCTCCACGGGGCTGCTCGGGTGGGCCACCGCGAAGGATTTGACGGGGAAGACGGACGGCCTGCCGCTCGCGGGTTGAGGGCCGGTGGCTAGCGCTGGACGGCGAGGATGCGCCAGCCCCGTATGTCGATGGCGTAGGTGGCTGCCTCGGTCGCGGTGGCTCCTTCGCTGCGACATGCGCCTTCCTTCACCAGGAATCTGACGAGCACGACTTCATCGTTCAGTGGAGCCGCCTCGACATCGTAGGAGTCGCGACGATGGAGGCACACGTCATCCGGCGTGGCGTCCCGAGGCGGCTTCACATCCCGAGGAAGCATGTCGTCCATCGCGAGTTCGATGGCAGCGGCCAGGTTCGCCGGCACCCGCACACGGCCTTCCGATGGGAGCCACAAGGGGTAAGGCAGCTTCGCCGCCTCCTCCTTGGAGGCGTGCTCCGGGCGAAAGGGCCGCTGGAAGAGAGCACAACCGGGGAGCATCACCAACGCCAGCAACAGGGCTCGACACTTCATGACCCGCTCCTAGTCGCCCACATCCGTGACGATGCCGAATGGCTTGTGCTCCGGCTTGATGATGCCAACGAGTTCCCAGGCCCTCCCCTTGCGAAGATAGACCTCACCGGGCTGAGGTTCATTCGCATGGGGAACCAGCTTCATCACATGACAGTCCGTATCGAACTGGATTCGGATGAGCCATCGCTGGTTCTTCGCCCATCTGTCTTCCGGTGTCAGTGGCGACGGTGCCCAGGGATGGCTGTGGTAGTCGGCGATGCCGACCGCACGTCCACGCTCATCCCGCACATAGCGCGGTGAAGTACATGACTTGCGCTTGTTGGGACCGATTCGCTGCATCTCACCGAGGGGCGAGGGGTAGCTCGCGTAGAAGACGCCGTCTCCGAGCGAGTAGAGGACGCCGCAGTATTCCTGGCCGTAGTCCTTCTCTCGCGCTCC
This genomic window from Myxococcus virescens contains:
- a CDS encoding glucose 1-dehydrogenase, which encodes MKAVAVFPQKREVRVITDAPEPRIQSPTEVKVRTREIGVCGTDKEIIEFVYGSPPPGSDHLILGHECLGEVVEVGEAVRGLSRGDWVVPRVRRPCPHATCPPCRGGHPDFCITGDYTERGIKGAHGFGAESFVEDVAYLHRVSAELREVAVLTEPLTIAEKALRQLERFQDRLPWRAGPGRAVVLGAGPVGLLGAMALARRGYATTVYSRSPKPNVKAEAAEAMGVPYISSKEVRPEELVRRVGAADVIYEAAGVAKAALETLKALGPNGVCILTGVPSKEEPFNVAPVLKDVVLGNQVLVGTVNAADVDFDMALEDLRHFQARWPGGLERLICASHSPEDFCDVVTGKKSGGIKDVIRFI
- a CDS encoding ABC transporter ATP-binding protein; this translates as MLRALLGRWRSSLRLLQPAHVGVERAKISVARLDHEYANKVVALQNVDLNVRSGEFVCLLGPSGCGKSTLLYALAGHVAPTGGSVSIDRQPIHGPGPDRLLMFQEAALFPWLTVRGNITFALAARGVPRGERRERADTYIRRVQLGGFEDALPHQLSGGMKMRASLARALAVDPAVLLMDEPFGSLDAQTRIHMQELLQSIWVRTGKTVVFVTHDVHEALMLGTRVVLMAPRPGRVVRDLEVHLPMPRQPEDAALNEMVRHVGGLLREVEGRAHTRSLQPAPTRAPAQPVLRPQVIPGP
- a CDS encoding ABC transporter permease produces the protein MKHHAQKLLVIALLIGLWELVARMGVWSPHLLPRPLTVAQSLVAMVTDGRLVGAAGRSLGRLLRAYLMSVALGVPLGLLISRIPFFRNAVKPVVMGLQALPSICWLPLALLWFGLTDGAILFVVVMGSVLGIAIATEDSVNGVDPQLTRVASTLGVRGLRFQFGVLLPAALPGIVTGLKLGWSFAWRALLAGELLFVSGGLGQLLTVGRELMDVPQVMAVMVAIVIIGTAVDRVLFQTVEVRLRRRWGLTATT
- a CDS encoding ABC transporter substrate-binding protein, whose product is MRVFHFLLPVVVAGLAVLGAGCKRESAARGPDAPLRLGFFPNITHAQALVGNAEGTFASQPGVGRLEVMQFNAGPAAMEALVAGSLDVSYVGSGPAINTFLKAGRELRVIAGAVNNGAVLVVRTVKTPAELKGKKLASPQLGNTQDIALRYWLEQQGLTTRLDGTGDVQIFPLSNPDILGQFLRGGIEGAWVPEPWGARLVAEGKGRILVNEKDLWPGGRFPTTVLVTTRQVLETQRPRVVALLRAHVRLTERWQEDPAGFTTAANAAFGQLTSKPLPAGILQQAFSRLEPSLDPVPQALATAAEHAKTLGFITDANIDGLVDLSLLDEARAGAAK
- a CDS encoding HAD family hydrolase — protein: MKMERVEETLERIQLEAERAPGGVLAFDGDGTLWSGDVGDDLFLALLEHGDIRPEAHAALERLATAHGFEKGLPARELAHQLFAAFEAGRIPEKDIYEMVAWLFAGWRVDAVRAFAKDVVARHAVKQRIHPESRRVVEWARGQGIPCYVVSASPLAVVEAAVHEVGLDPLKVLACTPRTEDGTVLAGIVEPIPYAAGKVHCLRSRTSQPLYAAFGDNVFDLELLAASRVPVAIRPKPRLRARAAELPSLVQLHPED
- a CDS encoding NYN domain-containing protein, whose protein sequence is MNGRNAEHRIALFIDFENLVTNTGISSASFDLQPSLDRLLEKGKVVFRRAYCDWSRFAEAKIRLHEFGVELIDVPPSTRAGKNGADMRLVIDALELCYARESIDTFVIGSGDSDFCPLAYKLRENGRTVIGLAVKESTSPLFVKACDEFIYLRPRQSRSDKGDKEKGRQSVSAEEAGHGKRGGRQGRDEKGRGDKEKTPQGGGKSQPKTEVPDIAREVVQSMLARATGPVNPSLIKEAIVRKEPDFDEREHGFSTFARLLAALEQQGLLRRIQQGRQWYVVAADFDVGGGDSKGKKRGPAHTVEEDDELESYPDPDEDEG
- a CDS encoding PilZ domain-containing protein translates to MQADTLEGLSGRASMLGYRMGTELTAVASFGNLQAPCRLVQLSLEHLTLNLGTQAAPKPGDTASVVLGHGERWATALDVEVMDVRGAPEVSMRFLAPPLDAGRRIVSVLEALRDNGLLLPPETRPVWKERIEHPDRVRRICDALVGRQARGMARTADGRKVPVTAAYFDPREGRMGWRFEGGLPAQPFTLEAFGYSSVVHLEVSEAREESGLVLMPLPRELVRYRHRWLRRAPPSRACTLSFDHPLWPQVHVRRQVLDLSYEGIAFLTEPGEDLLYPGLRQPVLEVVTEGMAPVRLRAEVRNISSTAAGRRCGMSVRPLDAAGAQAWRALVEAQMHPATQVEGDWGDATWKLFDGSGYFRLPGKSPEDFEDAHPSFDATLARLEGRTRLGYRVVHPEGQSVGATLSVVKPYEGSWMAHQLARQPVKGSRTSAREALRDIYLRGYEPTQVDPEVKWFFAFCEARVRWVRFTKFDFATWYEHTGQTCLVPFQLMEAEVDGAWEIPAGIEVGTPTEAERAAFFQQVERTRPLAYREALDLVPERFDLKRAKERWGEAGMGRERELVVARHEGKPVVLAVLETAQPGLNLFNVLDGVRLVPLVDDATKEAQDAMVALLAHAADWYRARERKVFIHYVEAACVEYVERASLADLGEGKLWVISASLLPEFLEHLFEATTPPAGA
- a CDS encoding YkgJ family cysteine cluster protein; translation: MPRNTLCLRCGMCCDGTLFTHVSLQPEEALALQRRGFPVGARTDGSLALLQHCSALDERTCTIYEDRPASCRRYHCQLFSALVEKEVSLDEALAVVDEAHARVATVARTLAPASEGAPRSVLQRARRANLREHGGPLSATDLATYEHAEAYLDTHFRGRFGRWD